The Tissierellales bacterium genome contains the following window.
ACCTAGGATATAGAGCCTTTAATACTTTTGTATGTCTATTATTAATGACGCCTTTAATTGTCATGCTTGGTCACTATTTCTTTAATTCTGAGTTATTTCTTAGATTTTTATTTGGGCTTTCGTATGTAAATTATTGTACGGAAGAGAAGTGATGATATTTTCAATGATTAAATTGTGAAATGTTTGATTTGAAAGACGCCTTGTGATTAAATGTATGAGGTGTTTTTTTGTTGGAAATTTTGTGGGATGGGGAATCGCGATATGGATTTGTGAACTATGAGATTGAAATGGTGTTGACAATTTGAGGGAGAAATAGTAGAATCAAGATGAATGTGTCAAATAAAAAATTGAATTTGGAGTTCACAAAAGGTAGGTCTCCTTGTGTTCTCTGATGTAAGTGTGAGCGTATAGTAATGAAGGGGGTTAGGGAATGATAATAGCACCAATTAGCGCCATTCCATCGTGGGAAGGGTTTGAGTATCAACGACATATAGCATTATATATGACTTTAAATAAGATGTGTTATGAAATTGAAGCAGATAATGAAGACGACATCAATTTATATAAATTAGGTATTGAAGGGGAAGAAGATTTTTCAATAATAAAAGGCGATAAATATTTAAGTTTACATCAGGTTAAGGAAGGTGCTGTTAATCTTAATGATGTCGATAAAGCATGTTTTATATTATCAAAGTTACAGTATGATGCTGAAGAAGCTTATTTTCATGTTAATACATCATCAATGCTAGCAAATGATTTTGTTTCGAAAACATTAGAATATATTGATGAGCTTTTGTTAACTTTTAGTAAAGAAGTAAAAACGAGAGATGAGTTCGCCAGAGAAATTGAGAATTTAGAAGAAATAGAAGGAAAAGAAATAAAGAAAGGTGACTCAGAGTATAAGCGTGAAGAAAGTAAATACATCGTAATAAACAATATCACATTCAATACACCCAAAGGATCTGTTTATAAAATACTTGATCATGTGTGTACTGGCAATAAGAAAAAGGAAAATGTTGTTAACTCGATTAATGATGTTGTGAAAGAAATAAATTTATATAAATCTGAACTAGATGGTAAAATAGATTCTGACCTGTGGACAGTATATAATAGTAAATTTGATAAGCCAAATGATGTTATTTCAGAATCATGTAAGCTTATTGAGCGGATACTAATAAAAGTTCATCCTGAGGGTGAGATATACTATGATGAGGAATATTTTCAGTTTGTTTATGATGCGATTGTTATACTTTCTCAAAATGTAATCAGTGAACATAACACAAAAAGCAAAAAAAATGCATGTAAGATAGGATTTGAAGATATTCTTGAAATAATAAAAAAAGATCATAAGGCCGAAAGTAATACTACTGAATATATGTATTATGAGCTTCTTAAACTGATTAAGGAAACTTTTGCAAAATATCCTACAAGTGTGAGAACAAAATGTACTGAAAATAATTGTGATAATTGTGAAATTATAGATGAATGTAACTTATATCAACAAATGCAAGAAATCATAAATCACAGGAGTTATGGTGAAAAAAAAGATTTTTTATACAAACTGTTGTTGAGAACGCCTAAGAATAATTTGCCTAGGGACGCTGTAATAAATAATTTGTTTATTGCATTGTTAAAGAATATCGATGGCTTGAAATACTATGATTCTAATGTCATCTTAGCAAAAAAGAATGATTTGATTTACAGATTGACTCTAGATGAGAATGAGTATATTGATGATTTTGAGTTACAGTTAAAGGAGGAGTTGGGTTTCAATGATGCAGATAAGCTTTTAATATATGAATGTGATGTCTTAATTACGGATAGACTCAATGAAGATGATTACACATATAATCAGATTAAATTCAATGCTATGGGTTCGAATGAGCTAAATGAAATGAATGATTTAACATCGGATTCGATAGACAGTCAAAGGAAGAATTATAATAAATCCAAAGTTATAAAACTTATAAGTAAAGATGTTGCAGAAAAGGAGTTAATTGATAATGAATAAATTGATTGAGAAAATTTTCTATTCATATAATTATGAAGAGGTAAATGATATTGGAAGAGCATCTATTTCATTTTATAAACATCAAAAGCCAGAAATTGCAAATTATTTTATAGTATATACAATAGATTGCCGTGAGTTTGAAGATGATGAAGTACAAGTTTTAAATGCATTGGAGCAACTTGAAAAAGATTATGCTATCAAATCAGATGATTTAGAATACACATTGAAACAGAGTTTAATTAATTCTTTTAGCAATATTCAAGAAGCAAGCCAGATTGATAAGAACACATCTGCTATTTATTTAATGCGATTTAATAATATGGATAAACTTAGCAACTATAGAAATGCAGTGTATTCTATCGAAGAATCACCAAATTATTTTAAAAGATATGTTCTTCCCTATACTGAGGATCAAGTTGAACAATTAAACGTGGCATTAGATCAATACGGAGATAGATCGATACTTGATGCATTATCTCAAATCGTAGATAGCCAAGAAAATTACTTTAACCTAGTTAAAAGTAAATCTTTAGATAGTACATATGGTTTAGCTATTAGAATGTTTTCAAAGTTACCATTTTTACAGTATAAGTTCAAAGCGGAGTTAGCTCCTGATCCTATTGAAAAACAAATTGAAAAAGTTTTAAGTGATGAGATTTTAAAATATCATAAGATTCTTGATGAAAAAGAATTGAGCATTGATGAAATCCTTTTGTTGGAGGGCGACTTTTCAATGGAGGATGAAACCGTAGAGCAAGAACTTCAGAAAATGCTAGAGGGGGTAATTTAGTGAGTTATAAAATAGAAAGTTTAAAAGTTCGGAATTTTAAATGCTTTAATGAAAAAAAGTTTTATGAGTTTTGCTTTAAACAAGATACTAATCCCGTTATACTTTCTGGTCCTAATGGATTTGGCAAAACAACATTTTTTGATGCTACGGAACTAATTTTTACTAATAATATTACACGTCTTAATTCAGAAATTGAGGATGGTAGAACAAATCTCGGAAAAAACATATTATTAAACACGTCTTCAGAATGTGGCTATTTGGTATTAACACTAATAGATGATTCGAAAAATAGAGTAACAATTATCGCTGAAATTGATAATGGGCTTACAAAATTAACAATTAATACTGCATTAAGATTTACATATATTGAAGGAACGATTGATATTAATACTTTTGATGAGTTTATCAGATCAGGTTTAACATGGAAGAAAGCGATTTCAGAATTTGAATATCTGAACTATATCAAAGAACATTTCAATATTTATTATTATGTATCGCAGGCCGAATCTTTACATTTTTTGAAGAATAGTATTTCTAATAGAAAAGATAGTTTGACGAAGCTTCTTCAAACAGACATAGTGGATTCAAAAATAGATTATCTAGACAATAATTTGATTGGTGGTAGTTCGAAAAAAAAAGACGTTTTAATTAATGACGAAATAAAGTCAACCAAAATTGAATTAGGAAAAAAGTTAGAAGAGCTAAAAATCAAAATTAAAAACACTAATGATGGGTGTAAAGAAGTTGCTTATAAAAAACTGCTAGAATATCCAGATAAAATTGATATTAAAAATTGGGATGCAGAAACTCATTTAGACGAGAGATTAACAGATAAGCAATTTGAGGCATTTATTGATGAAGTTAATGCATTGCATTATTTATATAATGATATGGATGACTATAAAACTTGGAAGAAGAATAATGAAATCTTAAAGCTTTCTAAAAATGATGTTGCCATTGAGAACTACATAAAATATTATGATTTTATTGTTGATGACAAGTTAGATGTTAAGAAGATTGAGGATAGAATAGCTGAGTTAAACTATAAGTTAGATGTATTTAAGTATAGTGATTTTTTTAGAAAAGAGCTAGATATCTCGAAGTTCAAAATTGATGATTTAGTTAAGTTACAAGAACTGAAAATAATACCAGCAGATACTGACATAAAGGATCTACATAAGCAGGTTGAGGAAATAAAGATACTCAATAATAAAATAGGAAAAAATAGCAGAACAATTAATGAGATTATAGAAGCGAGAGAAAGGTTACACATATTAGGGAAAAATAATCCTAATTCACTTCATTGTCCTTATTGTAATAGTCCTTTTGATAATATTGATTTGCTAGAATCTGCATATAATTCCTTGAGTACGCAGTTAAAGAATTCACAAGGGATCCTTGCAACAAGATTAGCAAAAATGAAAAATAATTTTTCGAATGACGTTAATCTAATTGCTAAATCAATTAGCAAAGTCTTAGGTCAAAATTATGATGATGAAATTGAAAATGTAAGAATAAGTTCAAGTAATTATTCTATGTTTTTGAAATCAGATAAAAGTATGATGGATGTTGTGAAAATTCATAGAAATCTAGGTGAAGTGGATTCGTGGGTAACTCTTGATGAAACTAGTAAGATCATTGAAATTAAGAGAATTATTGAAGATAAAGTAACTGACTACAAAAACAAAGAATATTCAGTAAATAATGAAAAATATAATTACGATGAGTTTTATAAGAAAAATGCTAAATTATTATCTGTAGACCAACCAAAGTTAAAGGATTATGAACAGGTAAAGAATAAAATAGATTACCTTATTTTCAAATATAATTTGAGTAAAAATACAGATATTAATCAATGTAAAAAAGAAATTAAGAAATTAATTATCAAGAAGAAGAAACTTGAAAAAATACGCAATAACTTTGATGCGTTAAAAGATACGTATAAAGCTGAAATCAACGAGTACAAAAATTTAGTGCTTAATAAGTTGAGAGTACCGCTCTTAATATACACTGGGAAAATATTACAGGATTATCAAAATGGTCTTGGTGTGTTTATTAACGAAGATGAGATGCGATTTGTTTCTAATGGTGATGCTAAACATGATATTCTTAATACATTCAGTTCTGGGCAATTGTCAGGGTTTGTTCTATCGTTCCTTTTTGCTATGAATAAAAGATATATAACAGAAGCTTCGGATGATATTGGTTTTATTTTGATTGATGACCCAGTACAAACAATGGATGATATAAATATTGCATCCTTCATTGAAGTATTGAGGAATGATTTTCCAGATAAGCAGATAATTCTATCAACACATGAATCAGATAAAGAAAATTACATTTTGTATAAGTTCTTGAAATATAATCTTAAGGGACAATCTTTTAACGTTAAGGATAAAATGTATTAATTAAATATCAAAATGTATGTAATGCACGCGGTCACGGTATGGCCACGTGTGTTCTTTCATTTTTTTGTGTTTTATAATAATATTTGTTGTAAGATATATAGTTAATTGCATATAAACTAAATATATAATTAAATTGGAGAAAATAATTATGAGTATAGACTATGTAGCATTAAGGAAAAATCTAAATAAAACATATACAATTGAAGAGTTTAATCGGAGGTCAGAGTCCGAGCGTGATTTTTTCAAAGGTCATATTTGTTGTCCAAAATGCAAAGTTGATGCGGGATATCGAA
Protein-coding sequences here:
- a CDS encoding AAA family ATPase, translated to MSYKIESLKVRNFKCFNEKKFYEFCFKQDTNPVILSGPNGFGKTTFFDATELIFTNNITRLNSEIEDGRTNLGKNILLNTSSECGYLVLTLIDDSKNRVTIIAEIDNGLTKLTINTALRFTYIEGTIDINTFDEFIRSGLTWKKAISEFEYLNYIKEHFNIYYYVSQAESLHFLKNSISNRKDSLTKLLQTDIVDSKIDYLDNNLIGGSSKKKDVLINDEIKSTKIELGKKLEELKIKIKNTNDGCKEVAYKKLLEYPDKIDIKNWDAETHLDERLTDKQFEAFIDEVNALHYLYNDMDDYKTWKKNNEILKLSKNDVAIENYIKYYDFIVDDKLDVKKIEDRIAELNYKLDVFKYSDFFRKELDISKFKIDDLVKLQELKIIPADTDIKDLHKQVEEIKILNNKIGKNSRTINEIIEARERLHILGKNNPNSLHCPYCNSPFDNIDLLESAYNSLSTQLKNSQGILATRLAKMKNNFSNDVNLIAKSISKVLGQNYDDEIENVRISSSNYSMFLKSDKSMMDVVKIHRNLGEVDSWVTLDETSKIIEIKRIIEDKVTDYKNKEYSVNNEKYNYDEFYKKNAKLLSVDQPKLKDYEQVKNKIDYLIFKYNLSKNTDINQCKKEIKKLIIKKKKLEKIRNNFDALKDTYKAEINEYKNLVLNKLRVPLLIYTGKILQDYQNGLGVFINEDEMRFVSNGDAKHDILNTFSSGQLSGFVLSFLFAMNKRYITEASDDIGFILIDDPVQTMDDINIASFIEVLRNDFPDKQIILSTHESDKENYILYKFLKYNLKGQSFNVKDKMY